A window from Rhodocyclaceae bacterium encodes these proteins:
- the lptB gene encoding LPS export ABC transporter ATP-binding protein codes for MTMLRVERLQKSYRSRKVVKDVSLEVGSGEVIGLLGPNGAGKTTCFYMIVGLVAVDAGEIHIDEQPLTRLPMHRRARLGLSYLPQEASIFRRLSVADNVRAVLQLRDLSPAGVETRLAELLEELHISHLAGNPSMSLSGGERRRCEIARALATDPRFILLDEPFAGVDPIAVIDIQKIIGFLREKGIGVLITDHNVRETLGICDRAYIITDGTVLASGKPEEIVYNESVRKVYLGEHFRL; via the coding sequence ATGACCATGCTGCGCGTCGAGCGCCTGCAGAAGTCCTACCGGTCGCGCAAGGTCGTGAAGGATGTCTCGCTCGAAGTCGGCAGCGGCGAGGTGATCGGCCTGCTCGGGCCCAACGGCGCCGGCAAGACCACCTGCTTCTACATGATCGTGGGCCTGGTCGCGGTCGATGCAGGAGAAATCCACATCGATGAGCAGCCGCTGACGCGGCTGCCGATGCACCGGCGGGCGCGGCTCGGCCTCTCGTATCTGCCGCAGGAGGCATCGATCTTCCGGCGCCTGTCGGTCGCGGACAACGTGCGCGCGGTGCTGCAGCTGCGCGACCTGTCGCCCGCCGGCGTCGAGACGCGGCTCGCCGAACTGCTCGAAGAGCTCCATATCTCGCACCTCGCCGGCAACCCGTCGATGAGCCTGTCGGGCGGCGAGCGCCGGCGCTGCGAGATCGCCCGAGCGCTGGCCACCGATCCGCGCTTCATCCTGCTCGACGAGCCGTTCGCCGGCGTCGATCCGATCGCGGTGATCGACATCCAGAAGATCATCGGATTCCTGCGCGAAAAGGGCATCGGCGTGCTGATCACCGACCACAACGTGCGGGAAACGCTGGGCATCTGCGACCGTGCCTACATCATCACGGATGGCACCGTGCTGGCTTCCGGCAAGCCCGAGGAAATCGTCTACAATGAATCGGTTCGGAAGGTCTACCTCGGAGAGCATTTCCGGCTGTAG
- a CDS encoding HAD hydrolase family protein, with product MKRPGRQVPLADRWKQIRLAVFDVDGVLTDGTLAIAAQDTASVETKTFHVLDGHGIKQMAQAGVEVAWISGRNSPVVAARARELGVTRLHQGIGDKLPVLQAILDELAIDFDRVLCIGDDLADLPLMRRCAIAFTVPHAPATVKLQADAVTRLPGGGGAVRDLCDRLLHGIGRHDLLDEPERC from the coding sequence GTGAAACGACCGGGTCGGCAGGTTCCGCTCGCGGACCGCTGGAAGCAGATCCGTCTAGCCGTGTTCGACGTGGATGGCGTGCTTACCGACGGCACGCTGGCCATCGCCGCGCAGGACACGGCGAGCGTCGAGACGAAGACCTTCCACGTACTCGACGGCCATGGCATCAAGCAGATGGCACAGGCGGGCGTAGAAGTGGCCTGGATCTCCGGGCGCAATTCGCCGGTGGTGGCGGCGCGCGCGCGCGAACTCGGCGTGACCCGACTGCACCAGGGGATCGGCGACAAACTGCCGGTCCTGCAGGCGATACTGGATGAACTGGCGATCGATTTCGACCGTGTGCTCTGCATCGGCGACGACCTGGCAGACCTGCCCCTGATGCGCCGGTGCGCGATCGCGTTCACCGTGCCGCATGCGCCAGCCACGGTGAAGCTGCAGGCGGACGCGGTGACCAGGCTGCCGGGCGGGGGTGGCGCGGTGCGCGATCTGTGCGACCGGCTGCTGCATGGCATCGGTCGGCACGACCTGCTCGACGAGCCGGAACGATGCTGA
- the lptC gene encoding LPS export ABC transporter periplasmic protein LptC, whose translation MALLTALSFWLEAVVQQANPRSAEVRHDPDFIVENFVASQTSPEGLLRHTLRARRMTHFLDDNASHLEQPSLVHFTDQGLEVTAQSDHAQMSGDGQVIQLSGNVRLTRAPVANQSELVLLTESLLVAPDKNFARTDAPVVIRNATSRTDAVGLEFDYNTRQLELLRDVRTTWQARHNRP comes from the coding sequence GTGGCACTGCTCACGGCGCTGAGTTTCTGGCTCGAAGCAGTGGTGCAGCAGGCCAATCCCCGGTCCGCGGAGGTCCGGCATGACCCGGACTTCATCGTCGAAAACTTCGTCGCCAGCCAGACCAGCCCCGAGGGGCTGCTGAGGCACACGCTGCGGGCGCGGCGCATGACGCATTTCCTGGACGACAACGCCAGCCATCTCGAACAGCCGAGCCTGGTCCACTTCACGGACCAGGGGCTGGAGGTCACCGCCCAGTCCGACCATGCGCAGATGTCGGGCGACGGTCAGGTGATCCAGTTGTCCGGAAACGTTCGCCTGACCCGGGCGCCGGTGGCCAACCAGAGCGAACTGGTGCTGCTCACCGAAAGCCTGCTGGTCGCGCCGGACAAGAACTTCGCCCGAACCGATGCCCCGGTGGTTATCCGGAATGCGACGTCCCGCACCGATGCGGTTGGCCTAGAATTCGATTACAACACGCGGCAGCTGGAGTTGCTGCGGGATGTCCGCACGACCTGGCAGGCGCGGCACAACCGCCCCTGA
- a CDS encoding KpsF/GutQ family sugar-phosphate isomerase — MPADPSPHATPAGSVRASGKALALARRVLEIESAAVAALASRIDDGFLHALDIVLACRGRVVVSGIGKSGHIARKIASTMASTGTPAFFVHPAEAMHGDLGMITRDDVLVALSYSGETEELLRIVPVIRRQGARLIVITGNPRSALAREADALLDASVAEEACPLGLAPTASTTAALAFGDALAVALLDARGFGPDDFARSHPGGKLGLRLLTHVADVMRTGEALPLVAPTATLSAVIVEISRKGMGFALVVDEGRKLLGVFTDGDLRRLIDSVSDLRSVTIDGVMSRTPRSIGAQALAVEGVALMEQHRINQLPVVDTDNRVVGALNMHDLFAAGVV; from the coding sequence ATGCCCGCAGACCCCTCTCCACACGCTACGCCCGCCGGCTCCGTGCGCGCCTCGGGGAAGGCCCTCGCGCTGGCGCGCCGGGTGCTCGAGATCGAGTCGGCCGCAGTAGCAGCGCTGGCCTCCCGGATCGACGACGGCTTCCTGCACGCGCTCGACATCGTGCTCGCATGCCGGGGCCGCGTGGTGGTCAGCGGCATCGGCAAGTCCGGCCATATAGCGCGCAAGATCGCGTCGACGATGGCGAGCACCGGCACACCCGCATTCTTCGTGCACCCGGCCGAAGCCATGCACGGCGACCTCGGCATGATCACCCGCGACGACGTGCTGGTCGCGTTGTCCTACTCGGGAGAGACCGAAGAACTGCTGCGCATCGTACCGGTCATCCGGCGGCAGGGCGCGCGCCTGATCGTGATCACCGGCAACCCGCGCTCGGCACTGGCGCGGGAGGCCGATGCATTGCTCGACGCCAGTGTCGCGGAAGAGGCCTGTCCGCTCGGGCTTGCGCCGACAGCCAGCACCACAGCCGCGCTGGCCTTCGGCGATGCGCTGGCCGTTGCGCTGCTCGATGCACGCGGTTTCGGCCCCGACGATTTCGCGCGTTCGCATCCAGGCGGCAAACTGGGGCTGCGCCTGCTCACGCATGTCGCCGACGTGATGCGTACCGGGGAGGCGCTGCCGCTGGTCGCGCCGACGGCGACGCTGTCGGCGGTGATCGTCGAAATCAGCCGCAAGGGCATGGGGTTCGCGCTCGTCGTCGATGAAGGGCGCAAGCTGCTGGGCGTGTTCACCGACGGCGACCTGCGGCGCCTGATCGACAGCGTCTCCGACCTTCGAAGCGTCACTATCGACGGCGTGATGAGCCGGACGCCGCGCTCGATCGGCGCGCAGGCGCTCGCGGTCGAAGGCGTTGCCCTGATGGAGCAGCACCGCATCAACCAGTTGCCGGTGGTAGACACCGACAACCGCGTCGTCGGTGCACTGAACATGCACGATCTGTTCGCCGCGGGCGTCGTGTGA
- a CDS encoding RNA polymerase factor sigma-54 yields MKNALQLRLSQHLTLTPQLQQSIRLLQLSTLDLNQELERFLQENPLLEREDDGDPALEPLPGGIAAGEQPGVTVTEPEVAEARSDDRPTDQAAEHGDGFEFDGVPDSSWSSDEGSFGARDTDEDSEYSQQVASAPTLREHLLGQLSLTPLPERDKVLIELLIEALDEDGYLSQDLSEIATILPEEAMVEIEELEIALKHLQHFDPVGVGARTLGECLGLQLAAMPASVPCRTEAMLVVRDHLDALAARDFTRLRRALRCDEDRLRGVQELIGKLNPRPGTPFAVVDTRYVIPDVVVKKTKGMWVSSLNPDAMPRLRINRMYAEILRRNRDASHSQLASQLQEAKWLIKNVQQRFDTIQRVSQAIVDRQRQFFEHGEVAMRPLVLREIAEVLDLHESTVSRVTTQKFMLTPRGIFELKYFFGSHVSTESGGSCSATAIRALIRQLVGSEDTRKPLSDSQIADILGQQGIVVARRTIAKYRESLQILPVNLRKTI; encoded by the coding sequence ATGAAGAACGCCCTGCAACTCCGGCTGTCCCAGCACCTGACGCTTACGCCCCAGCTGCAGCAGTCGATCCGGCTGTTGCAGTTGTCCACGCTCGACCTGAACCAGGAACTCGAGCGCTTCCTGCAGGAGAACCCGCTGCTCGAGCGCGAGGATGACGGCGATCCTGCGCTGGAACCGCTGCCGGGCGGGATTGCCGCGGGCGAGCAGCCGGGCGTCACCGTGACCGAGCCGGAGGTCGCCGAAGCGCGCAGCGACGACCGCCCGACCGACCAGGCTGCCGAGCACGGCGACGGCTTCGAATTCGACGGTGTTCCCGACTCCAGCTGGTCGTCCGACGAAGGCAGCTTCGGCGCGCGCGACACGGACGAGGACAGCGAGTACTCGCAGCAGGTCGCCAGCGCCCCGACGCTGCGCGAACACCTGCTCGGCCAGCTGTCGCTGACGCCGTTGCCCGAGCGCGACAAGGTGCTCATCGAACTGCTCATCGAGGCACTCGACGAGGACGGCTACCTGTCGCAGGACCTCTCCGAGATCGCGACCATCCTGCCTGAAGAGGCGATGGTCGAGATCGAGGAACTGGAGATCGCACTCAAGCATCTGCAGCACTTCGATCCGGTGGGCGTCGGTGCACGGACACTCGGCGAGTGCCTCGGACTGCAGCTGGCGGCGATGCCGGCCTCGGTACCCTGCCGGACGGAGGCGATGCTGGTCGTACGCGACCACCTCGATGCGCTGGCCGCGCGGGACTTCACCCGGCTGCGGCGGGCGCTGCGCTGCGACGAGGACCGCCTGCGCGGCGTACAGGAACTCATCGGCAAGCTGAACCCGCGACCAGGCACGCCGTTCGCGGTGGTAGACACCCGTTACGTGATCCCGGACGTCGTCGTGAAGAAGACCAAGGGCATGTGGGTGTCGTCGCTCAATCCGGACGCAATGCCCAGGCTGCGCATAAACCGGATGTACGCCGAGATCCTGCGCCGCAACCGGGACGCCTCGCACAGTCAGCTCGCGAGCCAGTTGCAGGAGGCCAAGTGGCTGATCAAGAACGTGCAACAACGCTTCGACACCATCCAGCGGGTCTCGCAGGCGATCGTGGACCGCCAGCGGCAGTTCTTCGAGCATGGCGAGGTGGCGATGCGCCCGCTGGTTCTGCGCGAAATTGCCGAGGTTCTTGACCTGCACGAATCGACCGTTTCGCGCGTCACCACGCAGAAATTCATGCTGACCCCGCGCGGCATCTTCGAGCTGAAGTATTTCTTCGGCAGCCACGTATCGACCGAGAGCGGCGGTTCGTGTTCGGCCACGGCCATCCGGGCGCTGATCCGGCAACTCGTAGGATCGGAAGATACGCGCAAACCGCTGTCGGACAGCCAGATCGCGGATATCCTAGGGCAGCAGGGCATCGTGGTTGCGCGACGCACCATCGCCAAGTATCGCGAGTCCCTGCAGATCCTTCCGGTCAACCTGCGGAAGACGATCTGA
- the lptA gene encoding lipopolysaccharide transport periplasmic protein LptA, which translates to MQSIHAPSPCPSAGRRAGAVLLALLLCLTVQPAAAEKGDRDKPINIEADRVQVDDAKQESVFTGNVQITQGTLIIRGERVIVRQDKQGFNYGIAFAGPKAQAYFRQKRDGLDEYVEGWADRLEYDGRKETVQFFTRARLLRGADEVRGDYMVYEMQTEVFRVVGGGKGAATGNNPEGRVRAVIQPKPKEDAEQGASGAAARKPEPAPPSVKIKPSPTIANPRE; encoded by the coding sequence ATGCAGTCAATCCACGCGCCGTCCCCCTGCCCGTCCGCTGGCCGCCGTGCGGGCGCGGTCCTGCTCGCACTGCTGCTGTGCCTGACGGTGCAGCCAGCGGCCGCCGAGAAGGGCGATCGCGACAAGCCGATCAACATCGAAGCCGACCGCGTGCAGGTCGACGACGCGAAACAGGAGAGCGTCTTCACCGGCAATGTACAGATCACGCAGGGCACTCTGATCATCCGGGGAGAACGTGTGATCGTGCGCCAGGACAAGCAGGGGTTCAACTACGGCATCGCGTTCGCGGGGCCAAAGGCACAGGCTTACTTCAGGCAGAAACGCGACGGCCTCGACGAGTATGTCGAAGGCTGGGCAGACCGTCTCGAGTACGATGGCCGCAAGGAGACCGTACAGTTCTTCACCCGCGCGAGGCTGCTGCGCGGCGCAGATGAAGTTCGCGGCGACTACATGGTGTACGAGATGCAGACCGAGGTGTTCCGCGTGGTCGGCGGCGGCAAGGGCGCCGCCACCGGCAACAATCCCGAAGGACGCGTCCGGGCGGTGATCCAGCCCAAGCCGAAGGAGGATGCGGAGCAGGGAGCATCCGGGGCAGCTGCCAGGAAACCGGAACCCGCGCCGCCGTCGGTGAAGATCAAGCCGTCGCCGACGATCGCCAACCCGCGTGAGTGA